The Candidatus Hydrogenedentota bacterium DNA segment TGGGCCACTCGTCCATGGGGAACGACGCCAATTCGGAGAGCGGCACGGCGATCTCGACGGTCCAAACCTTTTCTTCCACGTGAATGGCCGCTTTCCATTGTGGGTCCCAGTCGAGGCCTCCGGAATTGCGTTCGTCGAAGACGTTGCCGACATGGTCGACCACGAAATGGCCGTATGTGCCACCTTGCGGCTGGAGCATCATGCCCACCGCGTCACTCTCACCGAACACGTTTCCGTCGTGCCGGCCCCGAATCGTGGGGGTGGGCAAACCGCCCTGGTGGTGGCACGTGAAGGCCGCGTAGAAATACTGGTTGTCGTAGCCCAGCCGCAGCTCCGTCTGGTCGAGGTGTTCTGCCGCGCCATAAGGGGTAAAACCGGACAGGACATCCGCATTGACCCACGCCGGTTCGTCGAGCTTGCCATCGAGGACCGGCGGCTCGGTGAAGCGGCGGACGATGCCTTCCGCAACCTTGAGATCGACAAGGGCCTTTTGCCGCGCCCAGTCGTCGCGAAGCCGTTTCGTGGGCAAGCCGCGTTCCTCGATGGCCTTCAACTGCGCATCGGCTTCCTCGACCAGGGTCCTGAGGCGTTGCGGGTCGTTCTGTACGCCGTTCATTGCGGCCCGGGTTCGGCGATAGGCCTCAACCAGCGGATAGACGCCGGGGCCATATGCCTTGTCGACGGCCTGTTCAAAGGAACCGTCCACCTTGAACGCCTCCGGGTTCCATAATGCGTCCATAGCGCTCAGGACGAAGGGACGTTGCCACGGCCAGTGGAGGGCGAAGGCGTTCAAGTAGAAGATGCCGTGCGAGTCGGCTGCGAAACCGTCGTAACGCGTGGTCACGAAGCGTTGCGGCGAAGGTGCTTCGTCGCAGCAGTTCGAGTTATCCCAGAGAAAAGTCGGGCGGTTGCCCACGAGCCCCGAGTATTCGAGGAAATGCGCGCGCTCGATGCTGGGGGAGCCGACAAACCTGCCGGTCCAGACGACGGCGATGTTCGGCGGCATCTCCGCGTCGAGGTCGCGCAGGTATTGCACCATGTGCGGTTTGCGCTCGCCCTCCCCCGTATAGACGTGGCCGAGACTGTAGGGCGCGGGGCAGATGGAAAAATCGAGTGCGGGATATTCGCGTTTGAGCGCATCGTACAGGCGCGCCATAAGATAGCCATGGGCGCGGCCCACTGAATCGCCGAACCGTTTTCGTTCCGACTCGTGCATGCAGACGTAGCGGCCCTTGTCGCGCGGCGTCCAGTCGTCCGCCAGGATCATGATGTGGGTGAAGCCCTTGCTGGCGGCATACTGGCAGCGGGCAATCACCTCCGCAATGTGATCTTCATTTGTGATGTCGAGCAGTTCGTAGTCCGGGGAGGGCGATGCGTAGATGTGCAACAGCAACATATAATCGAAAAGTCCCGTCTCATCGCGAAACGCCGCCATTTCTGAGAGGAATTCCTCAAGCGGCCGCTTCCCGTACATGTGGTCCGGGCGGAATTCGCGCCATTCGAGCCGGTGTTGGATGGCAAAATGCCCGACCTTGTACATGGCGAGATCGATGAGCTGTTGCCGCGTCGCAGGACCGTATTCCATGGCGTATGGGCGCTGCCACTCCGGCCAGTCGTTGATATCGGCGCACTTCAACACCGGCTTGCCGTTTTCGACACCCATTTGTTGCAACAGGGTCACGGCCGCGTAAAACGCTCCGCGCGCGTCCACCCCCGCGGCCGCGATGTCCGCCGCTCCGTCATTTGTTTCTCGAACGCGAAGCGCGTACCCGAACTTGGGAAGCACCAGGGAATCAAAGGCCAACCCGTGCGCGGAGTCGACTTCTTTGATTATGCCGTCGCCGAACGTCCCCAGGTGAATCGTGATCGGGGCGCTCTTATCACGAATGCTTCTTGCTTGCCCCTTGCCCGATTCCTCAGTTGGTCTCTGTGCCGCCACGGTCTCCGTCAGCCGTTGTTGCAG contains these protein-coding regions:
- a CDS encoding beta-N-acetylglucosaminidase domain-containing protein; this encodes MAESQGERLSDGPNPLLIDAWTRGRSGDEDDVGLGAGPGRTQTVTRNMGAAFLLWTVLVSPHARAELPYYTGQVLPAPREVLTEWRSLPLKEDGVQVRLGESMGGAGRLAEELLQQRLTETVAAQRPTEESGKGQARSIRDKSAPITIHLGTFGDGIIKEVDSAHGLAFDSLVLPKFGYALRVRETNDGAADIAAAGVDARGAFYAAVTLLQQMGVENGKPVLKCADINDWPEWQRPYAMEYGPATRQQLIDLAMYKVGHFAIQHRLEWREFRPDHMYGKRPLEEFLSEMAAFRDETGLFDYMLLLHIYASPSPDYELLDITNEDHIAEVIARCQYAASKGFTHIMILADDWTPRDKGRYVCMHESERKRFGDSVGRAHGYLMARLYDALKREYPALDFSICPAPYSLGHVYTGEGERKPHMVQYLRDLDAEMPPNIAVVWTGRFVGSPSIERAHFLEYSGLVGNRPTFLWDNSNCCDEAPSPQRFVTTRYDGFAADSHGIFYLNAFALHWPWQRPFVLSAMDALWNPEAFKVDGSFEQAVDKAYGPGVYPLVEAYRRTRAAMNGVQNDPQRLRTLVEEADAQLKAIEERGLPTKRLRDDWARQKALVDLKVAEGIVRRFTEPPVLDGKLDEPAWVNADVLSGFTPYGAAEHLDQTELRLGYDNQYFYAAFTCHHQGGLPTPTIRGRHDGNVFGESDAVGMMLQPQGGTYGHFVVDHVGNVFDERNSGGLDWDPQWKAAIHVEEKVWTVEIAVPLSELASFPMDEWPKSGTKWRANFHRYYAAKNQTSAWSDTHGNRFHMTEFFGVLTFE